The Chryseobacterium sp. 52 genome includes a region encoding these proteins:
- a CDS encoding nuclear transport factor 2 family protein, producing the protein MICKISSFMEDLNSLNIEHLEKWFTDESTIWIPPSKEISGKSRILALFRAIFKRYDTLEWQVFEIFPLGDQKYFYQTTSYGTMINKKVYENNICTVVHFSEEGKIIYLSDYFKDTKVFN; encoded by the coding sequence ATGATCTGTAAGATAAGCAGCTTTATGGAGGATCTGAACTCATTAAACATTGAACATCTTGAAAAATGGTTCACTGATGAAAGTACGATCTGGATTCCTCCCTCAAAAGAAATTTCGGGGAAGAGCAGAATTCTGGCCCTATTCAGGGCTATATTCAAACGTTATGATACGCTTGAATGGCAGGTTTTTGAAATTTTTCCTTTGGGAGATCAAAAGTATTTCTATCAGACTACATCTTACGGAACGATGATCAATAAAAAAGTGTATGAAAACAATATTTGCACCGTTGTTCATTTTTCGGAGGAAGGAAAAATCATTTATTTATCCGATTATTTTAAAGATACAAAAGTTTTCAATTAA
- a CDS encoding DUF1572 family protein, whose amino-acid sequence MKDLFIKRFEYYKSLGDKAFEQLSDEQIFWHYNDESNSIAVIVKHIAGNMLSRWTHFLTEDGEKSWRNRDEEFINTFKTKKEVLDFWEKGWECLFEALGQINEENLYSTLFIRGEAHSVVDAVLRQMAHYPYHIGQIVYIAKMMKNEEWKTLSIERNKSREFNNEMKDKFSNEDAGSNSSPVCFQNSPEVRDEYQ is encoded by the coding sequence ATGAAAGATCTTTTTATCAAACGTTTTGAGTATTATAAATCTCTTGGAGATAAGGCATTTGAACAGCTTTCTGATGAGCAGATTTTCTGGCATTACAATGATGAAAGCAATTCTATTGCTGTTATTGTAAAACATATTGCAGGAAATATGCTTTCGAGATGGACCCATTTTTTAACAGAAGACGGAGAAAAATCATGGCGGAACCGTGACGAAGAATTTATCAATACTTTTAAAACTAAAAAAGAAGTTTTAGATTTTTGGGAGAAAGGCTGGGAATGTCTTTTTGAAGCCTTAGGCCAGATTAATGAGGAGAATCTCTATTCTACCCTATTTATTAGAGGGGAAGCACATTCGGTAGTAGATGCGGTTTTACGTCAGATGGCCCATTATCCATATCATATCGGACAGATCGTTTATATTGCGAAAATGATGAAAAATGAGGAATGGAAAACACTTTCCATTGAAAGAAATAAGTCCAGGGAATTCAATAATGAAATGAAAGACAAGTTTTCTAATGAAGATGCAGGCTCTAATTCATCGCCGGTATGTTTTCAAAACAGCCCCGAAGTAAGGGATGAATATCAATAA